From Oncorhynchus keta strain PuntledgeMale-10-30-2019 chromosome 25, Oket_V2, whole genome shotgun sequence, one genomic window encodes:
- the LOC118358241 gene encoding protein CUSTOS-like encodes MSAPVRTMVEDSSSEDEDLEKFKEAAWSFGTYGINGTHNTNTADGESNGKLSRRVSVSKHEHDGNELQTTPEFRAHVAKKLGAILDSCISVISAETTKPCTQATKYEDEGFRLFTTSVPGEFTIDPPPPPVRRRPVPSSSDSDSELEMRLREAAVSVTDLLSSALPSAVTPSLPESLSSDTLKKKKKKKYKVQEGEDSNNSPVPEKNKKMTAPREVENCGEASSYAKMEEDQKSPEEDSLPLKVKKKKKKQKGTDERVEEEVEKH; translated from the exons ATGTCAGCCCCCGTTAGAACGATGGTTGAAGACTCAAGCAGTGAAGATGAAGATCTGGAAAAGTTTAAGGAAGCAGCTTGGAGTTTTGGCACGTATGGAATTAATGGTACACACAATACCAACACGGCAG ATGGGGAAAGCAATGGGAAGTTATCCCGTCG TGTGTCTGTATCTAAACATGAACATGATGGGAACGAGCTTCAGACGACTCCGGAGTTCCGTGCGCACGTTGCAAAGAAATTAGGTGCTATACTTGACAG TTGCATTTCAGTGATATCTGCAGAAACAACAAAACCCTGCACACAGGCAACCAAATATGAAGATGAAG gtttcCGGCTGTTCACCACATCTGTCCCAGGAGAGTTTACCATtgatccccctcctccccctgtaagGCGTCGGCCCGTCCCCAGCTCAAG tgacagtgacagtgagctGGAGATGAGACTGAGAGAGGCGGCCGTGTCAGTTACAGACCTCCTATCATCTGCTCTCCCCAGCGCAGTTACACCTTCTCTGCCAGAGTCCCTCAGCTCAGATAcattgaagaagaagaagaagaagaaatacAAGGTtcaggaaggagaggacagtaatAACAGCCCTGTCCCAGAGAAAAATAAGAAAATGACAGCTCCTCGTGAGGTTGAGAACTGTGGAGAAGCCTCATCTTATGCTAAAATGGAGGAGGACCAAAAGAGCCCCGAGGAGGATAGTCTACCGCTGAAggtcaagaagaagaaaaagaaacaaAAAGGCACAGATGAAAGGGTGGAAGAGGAAGTAGAAAAGCACTGA
- the LOC118357846 gene encoding protein unc-119 homolog B-like: MSDTNSRNETAVTVKGPDTDMGLVANSRERKSDYLCKPEDNVYNIDFTRFKIRDLETGSVLFEIAKPHSCDPENEENGDGGASAGRFVRYQFTPAFLRLRNVGATVEFTVGDRPVNSFRMIERHYFQNKVLKNFDFDFGFCIPNSRNTCEHIYEFPQLHKDLIGLMVEHPYETRSDSFYFVDNKLIMHNKADYAYDGGQ; the protein is encoded by the exons ATGAGCGACACTAACTCTCGGAACGAGACGGCAGTCACAGTTAAAGGACCGGACACCGATATGGGGCTGGTGGCAAATTCCAGGGAGCGAAAGTCCG ATTATCTATGTAAACCTGAGGACAACGTCTACAATATTGACTTCACACGTTTCAAGATCAGAGATCTGGAAACTGGGTCAGTGCTCTTCGAGATTGCTAAACCTCACAGCTGTG ACCCTGAAAATGAGGAGAATGGAGATGGAGGCGCCAGTGCTGGGCGCTTTGTGCGCTATCAGTTCACGCCAGCCTTTCTCAGACTGCGGAATGTTGGTGCAAC TGTGGAGTTCACTGTGGGGGACCGGCCTGTTAACAGCTTTCGCATGATAGAGAGGCATTATTTCCAGAATAAAGTTCTCAAGAACTTTGACTTTGACTTCGGATTCTGCATCCCAAACAGCCGGAACACTTGCGAACACATCTATGAGTTTCCCCAGCTCCATAAGGACCTCA TTGGCCTAATGGTGGAGCACCCGTATGAGACCAGGTCCGACAGCTTCTATTTTGTGGACAACAAACTGATCATGCACAATAAGGCAGACTACGCCTACGATGGGGGCCAGTAG
- the LOC118358240 gene encoding hepatocyte nuclear factor 1-alpha: MEGEERKGEAGPGPGRLSALQEQLIWALLGSGLSREVLVHALGELERERVTPGAEKGDRGDGESSEEGEMDFPPPIFQELEALAPEEAARQRALVDQLLQEDPWRVAKLVKSYMQQHNLPQREVVESTGLNQSHLSQHLNKGTPMKNQKRAALYSWYVRKQGEISQQFTNARHALGSGEEQGEDVRKGRRNRFKWGPASQQILFHAYERQRNPSKEEREGLVEECNRAECLQRGVSPSQLAGLGSNLVTEVRVYNWFANRRKEEAFRHKLALDMPYNSQSASSTNHTLSHSPEQGMKYSQQITCDNLGSSRGHNGDRGLGGRLASPIQLEPSHTLLETHHHKPVSGGGPLPPVSTLTSLHSLSSSPAPHHGLIMTSLPSVMSLGESSLLIGQTVPVINNVGGGFTTLQPISFQQQLHSTSQQQLTQQFQSHMGHHSPFMATMTQLPCHMYSKSDMSHYPPSSLLSQAMVITDSSSLGTLTSLTTVRQILTTDPDEQTDQPIQEDSLHLQSPSPVPVSSGNLQLYPPSQSSETHPPHRLSSSPADINSYIPAQMVSTAQ, from the exons atggagggagaggagaggaaaggagaagcaGGGCCCGGCCCTGGGCGTCTGTCTGCTCTCCAGGAGCAGCTGATCTGGGCTCTGCTGGGCTCTGGACTGTCCCGGGAGGTCCTGGTCCATGCCCTGGGAGAACTGGAGCGAGAGAGGGTCACCCCTGGAGCAGAGAAGGGGGACAGGGGGGATGGCGAGAGTTCGGAGGAGGGAGAAATGGATTTTCCACCCCCCATATTCCAGGAGCTGGAGGCCCTAGCCCCAGAGGAGGCAGCCAGGCAGAGGGCTCTGGTCGACCAACTGCTTCA gGAGGATCCATGGCGCGTGGCAAAACTAGTGAAGAGCTACATGCAGCAGCATAAcctcccccagagagaggtggtCGAGTCCACAGGCCTCAACCAGTCCCATCTCTCCCAGCACCTCAACAAAGGCACGCCCATGAAGAACCAGAAACGGGCTGCTCTGTACAGCTGGTACGTCAGGAAGCAGGGCGAGATTAGCCAGC AGTTTACGAATGCCAGGCATGCCCTTGGGtctggagaggagcagggagaggatgTGAGGAAGGGACGTAGGAACAGGTTCAAATGGGGACCCGCCTCCCAGCAAATCCTCTTCCACGCCTATGAACGACAGAGGAACCCAagcaaagaggagagagagggattagtgGAGGAGTgtaacag GGCTGAGTGTCTTCAGAGGGGCGTGTCTCCGTCCCAGCTGGCTGGCCTGGGCTCTAACCTGGTGACAGAGGTACGAGTGTACAACTGGTTCGCTAACCGCCGCAAGGAGGAGGCCTTCCGCCATAAACTGGCTCTTGATATGCCTTACAACAGCCAATCAGCAAGCTCCACCAaccacacactctcacacagccCTGAGCAAG GCATGAAGTATAGCCAGCAAATCACATGTGACAATCTGGGGTCATCGAGGGGTCACAATGGAGACAGAGGCTTGGGGGGCCGCCTGGCCAGCCCCATTCAACTGGAGCCCAGCCACACACTCCTGGAAACACACCATCACAAACCA GTATCAGGTGGTGGCCCCTTGCCCCCAGTCAGCACCCTGACATCACTGCACAGTCTGTCTTCCTCGCCTGCTCCCCACCATGGACTCATCATGACCTCCCTGCCCAGCGTCATGAGTCTGGGAGAGTCCTCTCTCCTCATAG GTCAAACCGTACCCGTCATCAACAACGTGGGAGGCGGGTTCACCACCCTTCAGCCAATCTCTTTCCAGCAGCAGCTTCATTCCACTTCCCAGCAGCAACTCACACAGCAGTTCCAGAGTCACATGGGCCACCACAGTCCTTTCATGGCAACCATGACACAGCTTCCATGTCACA TGTACAGCAAGTCTGATATGTCCCACTACCCTCCGTCCAGCCTACTGTCCCAAGCAATGGTCATCACTGACAGCAGTAGCCTTGGAACACTGACCAGTCTAACCACAGTCAGACAG ATTCTGACCACAGACCCTGATGAGCAGACAGACCAACCCATCCAGGAGGACTCCCTACACCTGCAGTCCCCTTCACCTGTGCCAG TTTCCTCTGGGAATTTACAGCTGTATCCTCCATCTCAGTCTAGTGAAACTCATCCACCTCACCGCCTCTCCTCTtcgccagcagacatcaactcctACATTCCTGCACAGATGGTCTCTACCGCACAGTAG